A region of Paenibacillus thiaminolyticus DNA encodes the following proteins:
- a CDS encoding DUF4386 domain-containing protein: MVTSTIQRTDQRKTALAAGISLIIMTLASFFAYGFVHASLVIQGDASATFHNIMSSSMLFKAEIFGWVIILICDIVVAWAFYIFLEPIHKSLSLLGACFRLTYTAILGIAILNLIFVLLLSNSADYLSISNQLQAQAMLYLRAFDSIWSIGLIIFGGHLLIVGYVALKSCGIPKIISILMLLAGAGYILIHLCNVFLPQYDGIKTVLTFVFTVPMIAGELGFGLWMLIKGGKVSITA; encoded by the coding sequence ATGGTTACTTCAACAATACAACGAACGGATCAGCGAAAGACTGCTCTGGCGGCGGGCATATCGCTTATCATCATGACACTTGCTTCCTTTTTTGCGTATGGATTTGTCCATGCAAGCCTTGTGATACAAGGAGATGCCAGCGCCACATTTCATAACATCATGTCATCAAGTATGCTTTTCAAAGCCGAAATCTTCGGTTGGGTCATCATCCTGATTTGTGACATCGTGGTCGCCTGGGCTTTCTATATTTTCCTGGAGCCCATTCATAAAAGCCTGTCATTGCTCGGCGCGTGCTTCCGGCTTACCTATACGGCTATATTGGGAATCGCCATATTGAATTTAATATTCGTGTTGCTGCTCTCCAACAGTGCAGATTATTTATCGATATCCAACCAACTTCAAGCGCAGGCCATGCTGTATTTAAGAGCTTTTGACTCCATATGGTCGATTGGTTTAATCATTTTTGGCGGGCATTTGCTGATTGTGGGCTATGTGGCCTTGAAATCATGCGGTATACCCAAAATCATTAGTATCTTAATGCTCCTTGCTGGTGCAGGCTACATTCTCATTCACCTATGTAACGTCTTTCTCCCACAATACGATGGGATCAAAACAGTACTCACCTTTGTATTTACCGTGCCCATGATTGCAGGCGAATTGGGCTTTGGGTTATGGATGCTGATCAAAGGCGGGAAAGTCTCAATAACGGCCTGA
- a CDS encoding Crp/Fnr family transcriptional regulator, with the protein MKEILFKYMTRFTSLNEEEQRAIVEDIVVEEYKKGTVLLRQGDVPTTCYFVLKGCVRQYSINEAGKEVTSNFYTEEQAISIFNSHKQDKSFEYTLTCLEDSVLVVGDLAVEKDMYNKYGQLESMTRMMIEEKFGQVQDEYAAFIASTPEERFKSLLRQRPHLIDRVPQHQLASYLGITPESLSRIKKRVHQDDK; encoded by the coding sequence ATGAAAGAAATATTGTTCAAGTACATGACTAGATTTACATCCCTTAACGAAGAAGAGCAACGGGCTATCGTTGAAGATATCGTGGTTGAAGAATATAAAAAAGGAACAGTTCTCCTTAGACAAGGAGATGTTCCCACAACATGTTATTTCGTGTTGAAGGGATGCGTACGGCAGTATTCGATTAATGAAGCGGGAAAAGAGGTCACATCCAATTTCTACACCGAAGAGCAAGCCATCTCGATTTTCAATTCGCATAAACAAGATAAGTCATTCGAGTACACTCTTACCTGTCTTGAAGACTCGGTATTGGTCGTGGGTGACCTGGCTGTTGAAAAGGACATGTATAACAAATACGGTCAATTGGAATCGATGACGCGCATGATGATCGAGGAAAAGTTCGGTCAAGTCCAAGATGAATATGCTGCGTTTATCGCCTCTACACCGGAAGAACGCTTCAAGTCACTATTACGGCAACGACCGCATTTAATCGACCGCGTGCCCCAACATCAGTTGGCAAGTTATCTCGGAATCACCCCGGAGTCTTTGAGCAGAATCAAGAAGCGAGTCCACCAAGACGATAAGTAA
- a CDS encoding ImmA/IrrE family metallo-endopeptidase encodes MFIGKNLANLRIMHGYSRKQLSEMLGVTEQAVWQYENAYTSPKMQIVNELKRIFSVKSKYFYTEDMLARYITPDNVDVMNIAYRSKLLNVISKTQAEAKHVEYLDTFVNYVTAKVSLPTLKIIRLRDEVIEYLNHTEDDRSTQIYHVAHLARKRLDLSNSNNDDLMFLIEKSGVFVFEKAIGEEIDAYSLWTQNDRPYIILGNMKRSAVRRNFNIAHELGHLLLHYRLEFANLDRKEHKMIENEADIFAGALLLPEDDFALDMRDVSHITNPDDYLDLKKKWKTSLQVLGYRAANLGIIEPKDHRNFYAAMHRKGYLKIEPLDDVIPIQKPMKIKTIIDFVSKKGLVDIGQMIEDDWKVEVSFFHHMTGIDPSFFNKYMTRNLDFGFQNVIKIPEL; translated from the coding sequence ATGTTCATTGGTAAAAATCTAGCCAATTTACGGATCATGCATGGATATTCGCGAAAGCAGCTCTCCGAAATGTTAGGTGTTACAGAACAAGCCGTCTGGCAGTACGAGAACGCTTATACATCTCCGAAAATGCAGATCGTGAACGAGTTAAAACGAATTTTTAGCGTAAAAAGCAAATACTTTTATACGGAAGACATGCTTGCACGGTACATAACGCCTGATAATGTCGACGTAATGAACATCGCATATCGTTCAAAACTGTTGAATGTCATTTCGAAGACGCAGGCAGAAGCGAAGCATGTCGAATATTTAGATACTTTTGTCAACTATGTAACGGCCAAAGTCAGCCTTCCTACCCTAAAAATCATTAGGTTAAGGGACGAGGTTATTGAGTATTTAAATCATACAGAGGACGACAGATCTACTCAAATATATCATGTCGCTCATTTAGCGCGAAAAAGACTCGACTTATCGAATTCTAATAATGATGATCTCATGTTCCTGATCGAAAAGAGCGGAGTGTTCGTTTTTGAGAAGGCAATTGGCGAGGAGATTGATGCTTATAGCCTCTGGACCCAAAACGATCGCCCCTATATCATTCTAGGTAATATGAAACGCTCGGCTGTTCGGAGGAACTTCAATATCGCACATGAACTGGGTCATCTGTTGCTTCATTATCGCCTTGAGTTCGCGAACTTAGACCGGAAAGAGCACAAAATGATTGAGAATGAAGCGGATATATTTGCCGGAGCATTATTACTGCCGGAAGACGACTTCGCACTTGACATGAGGGATGTTTCCCATATCACAAATCCAGATGATTACTTAGATTTGAAAAAGAAATGGAAAACTTCGTTGCAAGTGTTGGGATATAGGGCAGCTAATCTTGGGATCATCGAGCCAAAAGATCATCGGAACTTTTACGCGGCAATGCACCGGAAAGGTTATTTAAAAATTGAACCGCTTGATGATGTCATTCCGATCCAGAAACCAATGAAAATCAAAACAATCATTGACTTTGTTTCCAAAAAGGGGCTCGTAGACATTGGTCAAATGATTGAGGACGATTGGAAAGTGGAAGTATCCTTCTTTCATCATATGACAGGAATTGATCCAAGCTTTTTTAATAAGTACATGACGAGAAACTTAGATTTCGGATTCCAGAATGTTATTAAAATACCTGAGCTGTGA
- the mqo gene encoding malate dehydrogenase (quinone), whose amino-acid sequence MRAVKMSSRQTETDVILIGAGIMSATLGTLLKELVPYWEITVFEKLASAGEESSNEWNNAGTGHAALCELNYTTVKPDGSIDISKAIKVNEQFQVSLQFWSYLVKSNLIRNPQDFIMPLPHMSLVEGEQNVAFLKKRFEALSNNPLFHGMEFSDDPAKLKDWIPLIMKDRTFNEPIAATRIESGTDVNFGALTRILFDHLQNKNVDIHYKHRVEDMNRTSDGLWELKVRNDKGEVERHTAKFVFIGGGGGSLPLLQKCGIPEGKHIGGFPISGLFMVCNNPEVVAQHHAKVYGKAKVGAPPMSVPHLDTRFIGNQKSLLFGPFAGFSPKFLKTGSMFDLIGSVKPNNVLTMLAAGAKNLSLTKYLIQQVMLSKEKRMEELREFIPNAKSEDWDLLVAGQRVQVIKDTVAGGKGTLQFGTEVVSASDGSIAALLGASPGASTAVSVMLEVIEKCFPQQMKEWEPKIKEMIPSYGVSLVENPELIRDIRTAKARTLGLHSELQPVL is encoded by the coding sequence ATAAGGGCGGTAAAAATGAGCAGCAGACAAACCGAAACAGACGTTATCTTAATTGGTGCCGGAATCATGAGTGCGACTTTGGGGACATTGTTGAAAGAATTAGTGCCGTACTGGGAAATAACAGTGTTTGAGAAGCTGGCAAGTGCAGGAGAGGAAAGCTCTAACGAATGGAATAACGCGGGAACAGGGCATGCTGCGCTGTGCGAACTGAACTACACAACCGTAAAACCGGACGGGTCCATCGATATTAGCAAAGCGATAAAAGTGAATGAACAGTTTCAGGTTTCCCTGCAGTTTTGGTCTTATCTTGTAAAAAGCAATCTGATTCGGAATCCGCAAGACTTCATCATGCCATTGCCTCATATGAGCTTAGTAGAAGGGGAGCAAAATGTAGCGTTTTTGAAAAAACGTTTTGAAGCGCTCTCAAACAATCCTTTGTTTCACGGGATGGAATTTTCCGATGACCCGGCAAAATTGAAGGATTGGATTCCTCTTATTATGAAAGACCGGACCTTCAATGAACCGATAGCGGCAACACGAATCGAATCCGGCACAGATGTCAACTTTGGCGCTTTAACGCGCATATTATTCGATCACTTGCAGAATAAAAACGTCGATATCCATTACAAACATCGCGTTGAGGATATGAATCGTACTAGCGACGGCTTGTGGGAATTGAAAGTACGGAATGATAAAGGCGAAGTCGAACGCCATACGGCTAAATTTGTCTTTATCGGCGGCGGGGGAGGAAGTCTTCCTTTACTTCAAAAATGCGGTATTCCTGAAGGAAAACATATTGGAGGATTCCCGATAAGCGGGTTATTTATGGTGTGCAATAATCCGGAAGTAGTGGCACAGCATCATGCCAAAGTATATGGTAAAGCCAAGGTTGGCGCACCTCCAATGTCGGTTCCGCATCTTGACACCAGATTTATCGGTAATCAAAAATCATTGCTCTTTGGGCCGTTTGCCGGCTTCTCGCCGAAGTTCTTAAAAACCGGTTCCATGTTTGACTTAATAGGTTCTGTAAAACCGAATAATGTGCTCACGATGTTGGCGGCAGGTGCGAAAAACCTGTCGTTGACAAAATACCTAATCCAGCAAGTTATGCTATCGAAGGAAAAGCGCATGGAAGAGTTGCGAGAGTTTATCCCGAACGCCAAAAGCGAGGATTGGGATCTGCTGGTGGCGGGTCAGCGTGTGCAAGTTATCAAAGATACAGTTGCCGGCGGTAAAGGGACGCTTCAATTCGGTACGGAAGTGGTTAGTGCCTCCGATGGATCGATAGCCGCCTTGCTCGGTGCTTCTCCGGGTGCTTCGACCGCCGTGTCCGTCATGCTTGAGGTCATCGAAAAATGCTTCCCGCAGCAAATGAAAGAGTGGGAACCGAAAATAAAAGAAATGATTCCTTCTTATGGGGTGTCCTTAGTAGAAAACCCGGAGCTTATCCGTGACATTCGTACGGCAAAAGCGCGGACGCTTGGTCTACACAGTGAACTGCAACCCGTTTTGTAG
- a CDS encoding multicopper oxidase family protein, with protein sequence MSLEKFVDALPIPSILKPIDKRGGIPFYEVTMKQVKQKLHRDLPPTTVWGYNGMYPGPTFEVRRNDPILVKWINKLPFEHLLPVDRTIHGAEPDTPSVRTVVHLHGGRDWPENDGYPEAWFTRDFKNVGPKFVHKVYYYPNCQRPATLWYHDHAIGITRLNVYAGLAGFYLLRDKKEKKLNLPSGKFEIPLVIQDRSFYPNGELFYPTQPGHEPPPAPQPPPPLDPTLPNPSVVPEFFGDTVLVNGKVWPYLEVEPRKYRFRILNGSNARFYRMRLSSGQDFVQIGTDGGLLKNPITVSQIILAPAERVDIIVDFSHHKGQSIILTNDAPAPFPDGDPPSPDLAQIMEFRVKQRLSKPDKSEIPNKLSCLEQLNPNDAITVRKNTLIESTDDFGRLKLLINNLEWNELPLTETPYNGTVEIWELYNTTPDTHPMHVHLVNFQILNRAEFTGDPNGPDLIVGPPKPPDPSERGWKDTVRANPGEVTRIIARFGPFPGIYPWHCHILEHEDHDMMRPYEVLDNQSFNPCEPIPGECSDESFSQCFDCDTHHEHDED encoded by the coding sequence TTGTCTTTAGAGAAGTTTGTAGATGCATTACCTATTCCCTCCATCTTAAAACCAATTGATAAACGCGGCGGCATCCCATTCTATGAAGTCACCATGAAACAAGTCAAACAGAAGCTGCATCGCGATTTGCCGCCAACTACCGTGTGGGGCTACAACGGGATGTATCCTGGCCCCACATTCGAAGTTCGAAGAAATGACCCCATTTTGGTTAAGTGGATAAATAAACTGCCGTTTGAACACCTGCTGCCCGTGGATCGAACGATTCATGGAGCAGAACCAGACACCCCTTCTGTCAGGACGGTTGTACATTTGCATGGAGGCCGTGATTGGCCGGAAAATGACGGGTATCCAGAGGCGTGGTTTACGCGAGATTTTAAAAATGTTGGACCGAAATTCGTTCATAAAGTCTATTATTATCCAAACTGTCAACGCCCGGCAACGCTATGGTATCATGACCACGCCATTGGCATCACACGTTTGAATGTGTATGCAGGCCTTGCGGGCTTCTATCTCCTCAGAGATAAAAAAGAGAAAAAGTTGAACCTGCCTAGTGGAAAATTTGAAATTCCGCTCGTCATCCAGGATCGTTCGTTCTATCCAAATGGTGAACTGTTCTATCCTACCCAGCCAGGCCACGAGCCGCCTCCAGCACCACAGCCGCCTCCACCATTAGATCCGACATTGCCAAACCCATCCGTTGTCCCGGAGTTTTTCGGCGACACCGTTCTCGTCAACGGAAAAGTATGGCCATATCTTGAGGTCGAGCCACGGAAATACCGATTCCGCATCCTTAATGGTTCCAATGCTCGGTTTTACCGTATGCGATTGAGTTCTGGCCAAGATTTTGTCCAAATCGGTACAGATGGAGGGCTTCTGAAAAACCCGATCACCGTATCCCAAATCATCCTTGCACCGGCTGAACGAGTCGATATCATTGTCGATTTTTCACACCATAAAGGCCAAAGCATCATCTTAACCAATGACGCCCCAGCCCCATTCCCTGACGGCGACCCGCCTTCTCCGGACCTTGCGCAAATTATGGAATTTCGTGTCAAACAAAGACTCTCCAAGCCTGATAAAAGTGAAATTCCAAACAAGTTGAGTTGCCTGGAACAACTGAACCCTAACGATGCGATAACCGTTAGAAAAAACACCTTAATTGAAAGTACGGATGACTTCGGACGTTTGAAGCTTTTGATAAATAATTTGGAGTGGAATGAGCTGCCGCTTACGGAAACCCCGTACAATGGTACGGTAGAGATTTGGGAACTGTACAATACGACGCCTGACACCCATCCGATGCACGTGCACCTTGTTAATTTTCAAATTTTGAATCGTGCTGAGTTCACGGGCGATCCCAATGGTCCAGACCTGATCGTCGGACCACCGAAGCCACCCGATCCAAGCGAGAGGGGCTGGAAGGATACCGTTCGTGCCAATCCTGGGGAGGTTACCCGTATCATTGCCCGTTTTGGGCCATTTCCAGGAATCTACCCATGGCACTGTCACATCCTGGAACATGAAGACCATGATATGATGAGACCATACGAAGTTCTCGATAATCAGAGCTTTAACCCGTGTGAACCGATCCCCGGAGAATGTTCGGATGAATCATTCTCGCAATGCTTTGACTGCGACACACATCATGAACATGACGAGGATTGA
- a CDS encoding sterol desaturase family protein, with translation MKSKYVKEFFFFPDICIMCGICLVSFGFLIPNLATIGSWIAFAIGMAAYAATEYFTHRFLFHLRTPKNPFFLKLLKRLHYDHHSNPHDLHLLFLPLWYTLPNILIAGTIAYFISASFVIANAFIAGVILFLLFYEWKHYIAHRPITPVSPWGRWMKKVHLWHHYKNENYWYGVTNPVFDLALGTFQDQKNVELSQTARNLEQRDSKKLDL, from the coding sequence ATGAAGTCGAAATATGTAAAAGAGTTTTTCTTTTTCCCCGATATCTGCATCATGTGCGGAATCTGCCTGGTCAGTTTTGGCTTTCTGATTCCGAACCTGGCAACCATTGGCTCATGGATTGCTTTTGCCATAGGCATGGCCGCTTATGCCGCTACCGAGTATTTCACGCACCGCTTCCTTTTTCACCTAAGAACTCCGAAGAACCCCTTCTTCTTAAAATTACTTAAGCGTTTACATTATGATCATCACTCCAATCCGCATGACCTGCATTTATTGTTTCTGCCTTTGTGGTACACTCTGCCGAATATCCTCATCGCGGGAACCATTGCCTACTTTATTTCAGCAAGCTTCGTGATTGCAAATGCTTTTATCGCTGGCGTGATCCTATTCCTCCTATTTTATGAGTGGAAGCACTATATCGCCCATCGTCCGATTACCCCCGTCTCCCCATGGGGCCGTTGGATGAAGAAAGTCCATTTATGGCATCACTATAAAAATGAAAATTACTGGTACGGCGTGACAAACCCGGTGTTTGATCTCGCATTGGGAACCTTTCAGGATCAAAAAAATGTCGAACTAAGCCAGACGGCCCGCAACCTTGAACAACGCGATAGTAAAAAACTCGACCTGTAA